In a genomic window of Streptomyces katrae:
- a CDS encoding SDR family NAD(P)-dependent oxidoreductase, with amino-acid sequence MLLTGGARGITARTALALARATGCHVELIGRTPEPPAAPDGFGQAQDRVALRAALIASGLRTPAEIEAAASRILAEREVRATLAALAGVAASVRYHRADVTDEDAVRAVVADVRARHGRLDGLVHGAGLLRDGLLRDKRPEDFAEVFAAKVAGARHLAAAAADHGSGPAPRFLALFGSVAGVYGNRGQSDYAAANDALDGLAHTWAHSFPGRVLSVDWGPWAAEAGGMVTPELARAYAERGIPLIDPDAGTTAFLGELAYGNDVQVVLTAAAPVPAEGDGHE; translated from the coding sequence GTGCCACGTCGAGCTGATCGGCCGGACTCCCGAACCCCCGGCCGCCCCCGACGGGTTCGGGCAGGCCCAGGACCGGGTGGCCCTGCGCGCCGCACTGATCGCCTCGGGCCTGCGGACCCCCGCCGAGATCGAGGCGGCCGCCTCCCGGATCCTCGCCGAGCGGGAGGTGCGCGCGACCCTGGCCGCCCTGGCCGGTGTGGCGGCGTCCGTCCGCTACCACCGCGCCGACGTCACGGACGAGGACGCGGTGCGGGCCGTCGTGGCGGACGTACGGGCCCGGCACGGGCGGCTCGACGGGCTGGTGCACGGCGCGGGCCTGCTGCGGGACGGGCTGCTGCGCGACAAGCGGCCGGAGGACTTCGCCGAGGTGTTCGCCGCCAAGGTGGCCGGCGCCCGTCACCTCGCCGCCGCGGCCGCCGACCACGGGTCCGGCCCCGCGCCCCGGTTCCTGGCCCTGTTCGGGAGTGTCGCCGGGGTGTACGGCAACCGCGGGCAGAGCGACTACGCCGCCGCCAACGACGCCCTCGACGGCCTCGCACACACCTGGGCGCATTCCTTCCCGGGCCGGGTGCTGTCCGTGGACTGGGGTCCGTGGGCGGCGGAGGCGGGCGGGATGGTCACGCCCGAGCTGGCGCGGGCGTACGCGGAGCGCGGGATCCCGCTCATCGATCCGGACGCCGGGACCACCGCGTTCCTCGGTGAACTCGCCTACGGGAACGACGTACAGGTGGTCCTGACGGCGGCGGCACCGGTGCCCGCGGAGGGGGACGGCCATGAGTGA